CTAGAGAAGGCCAAAAAGCTCAAAGAAGTCACACATTCTTGTGGACGGTTTGAAATCACGGGGCACATTGGTTGCGAGGGTCATTACAACAACAGCCTACAGTATCTGTTCCTGAACAGAAGGCTTCTCCTAAGAACTCGACTGCACAAGCAACTGAAATACATCCTCTCAAAGTCGGCCATTTCAAATAAGCTCCACTGCAGCCCCAGTGTCTCTCAGGCCGCCACCAGCTTCAGCCCTAAAGACAGTGTTGGCGGTGGACAGCTTTATGGGATGTATGTCATCAACATTAGCTGCGGCTATTCGGAGTACGACATCTGCCTAGAGCCAGCCAAAACACTGGTGGAGTTTAAGGACTGGGACAGCCTGTCGATGTGCCTGGACGAGGGCGTCAGGACGTTTCTGGCCAAGGAGGGTCTGCTGAGAGCTTCACTAGAAGACAGCCAGAGTCCTCCTTTCCCCTGTCAACAACACGCAGCTTTCTCAGACGTGTGTGAAAACAGCAAGTCCCCCCTCGATTTTGTCGGAGAGAAGGCCATGGCTTCGAAACCTGTTCACAGAAATGTTCCTGCGAACGTATCGCCGGCATGTGGAGACTCCAAGATGTGTGGCACGGATGTCACGGAGAGCGAACAGGATGCTGCGGATGTTGAGCAGGAGGCTGCTGCTGTGGAGATGATGGTGTCCTCTGACATGATAACGACCCTGCATTCAGATGAGCAAAGCACTGACGTCACGCCTGTCTGCGAAAAAGCCTCACCAATCAAGCCAAGTACATTAATGAAGATTTCATTATTTCGCAGGGAAAAGCCAGAACCAAGCATCTGTTTTCCCTCTCTTCAGCAGAATACTGCAGgagaaacacaaacacccactGAGCGCAAATCTAACAAGATAAAAAAGATATCCGTAGCCACACCAAGCTCATCCTCTCTGAAGCAAGCGAATATGAAGCAGTGCGATTCTACCAAGCACTTGCTTCATGAGAAAAAATCGAATGACAGGAAAAAAATAAGACTGTCACTTTCTTCAACAACAGCTATGAGCTACGGAGAGCAAGGAATCGATGCCTTACGTCAGTCTTGCAATTCTTCAAATCGAAATAAAGAATCCTCTTCTGCTATGAGCTATGGAGAACAAGGAATCGATGCCTTACGTCACTCTCGCAATTCCTCAAATCGCAATAAAGATTCCTCTTCTTCTCTGAGACAAGACCATTCATACAGTTACTAACCATCGGATGTGCATTCATTGTTCGGACACCTTTGTTTCTAGTTCTTCAGTTACCCATAATCCCTCAGCAAAAGCCAACAAACTACTGCATTCCAAGGGCATGACCTATGACTTTTTCCATTACACAAAGGGTTCACTAACTTCTGGTGACCCTAGACATCAACCATAACCTGTGTATTAAAGGGCTACACACTACCAGTCCAAAGACGACTAAATATTGCCCATCCAAACTCAGAGAGAGGACAACCCCCCACCTCAAGAACTTAAATTTTGAGCCATGACCTTCTTCCATCAAAGAACAACCGCTGCCTCGAATGCCCACTCCATCGAAGAGCGTCCCAGAACTTCAGAGGACCTTTACAACGAAGAACCATGCACTACCTCAGAGGACATCAATACTTCTCATAGCCTCTCCATCAAAGAACAACACACTGTCATTAAGGACCCAGATGTTACGCATGACGCCTGCGATGACACAAGTATTCACACTCCTTGGACAAGTTCCTCCGAGGACATTTTTAAGAAACCCGAGGAGATTTGTCATCCATCTGCTGTCAGCTCCAAAAGACTTGATACAactgaaacacagagagacaccaATCAAGTGCAGGAGAAGGAAGACGACTTCGAGATCCTCATGGGGGACAGCTGGCGGTCTCACTATGATCACGTGGCTGGAAAAGTAGTCTACATCAACAAGAAGACAGGACTGAGCAGATATGATGCTCCTACAGAGGACCTCTGTGTGGAAGGTGAGGGCGTTGATTGGCTTGTTGGTGAAATTGGCAaactatgtatgtatgcatgtgtatgtgatgtTTTCCTGGAAAGATAATGGGAGCATGGCGTTCTAATTTGTCAACTCTGACTAAAAGTCTAGTTATAAAGTCACATTTACAAGTATAGAGTCAAATGAGCCTTTGGTGAAATTGGCAAACACCAAAGATCCTGTACTTTGTGTCAATTGTCAATGTGTTTTCACAGTTTGTAATCCATCTAGCTCCACTCAAAGATCTTTGGCTCTACTACCGCTTCTTCCTCTGCAGGAGTAAGGGCTCATCCTGTGCAGGCCAAAGCAGTGTTGCCTTTCCTCTACCAGCCCCGGACCTCCAGGGCCCTGGGCACAGGAACAGCCGAGAAAGGTACTGTTGGACTTTTTATTGTCTGTTTTATTTTCACAGGATGAAAATGGTTCACACATAATGCTTAGTTCATTGCAGTTGTACAGTTGTGCTAATTTTAGCACAGTTACAATTACATATACCTTATTACAATTTATATTATACAATTCAATTTCAATAGCATGGTTTAAGACGTGTTAAACACCAGCGTTATACATTTTGCTGTTACATACTGGCATGATTCAAGAACAGCTACATGTGTACTAAAAGTCCCTGGTTatttcatagtattgtagtactatggtagtttcacttttccatgactattacagtgtggtCACTGAGGTACGTGTGCATTAAGGGCTAACCTGTGATTCATTTGTACTTCTAAGCTACATGTGAAACTGACTTGCATTGATTCTGGTTCTCCTGTTCTGTTTCATGCATGACAATGTTtttattggattttttttctctctttgtgtccATAACGTGTCCATTCGTTGTGAAGCTGCTGGTGAGAGCACCCGTAATCTTGCTGAACCTTCGCCGCGAAAAAAAACCCAGTTTTCATTTCACCCTGATTAGTAATTGTCTTTTGTTTTAAACAATTGATCGTTTTGTCAATGTGTCGCATTTTACTAAACTCAAATCGTTTTAAAACCATAATCTACATGCCGAAATGCATTTAGTAGGCACGTGTTGAGTGAACCGGTAAGAATTTGCATCAATGAGCCATGGAAAAGTGTTGCCTGTTAAGTGGCAAGGATCAGTTGACATTTGTATTCATTAGGTGGGCGGTTTTGCTATCAGAGTTGCATGTAGACTGTTTACCAGCACACAAGTGGTTTGTCAAGGCTGCTGGGGCGGAAATTCTTTTGCGAGCACCTTCAAATTTACTAATACATGCCATATGGTAGCAAAATGTTGCCCATGGAATTATCCTGACTTTAACCAACTATCAGAATGTACCCTCCTCAACATTTGAATTTCTCCTTTGTTGGTGTACTCTATTGTTACTCTCAAcaacacaatattattatatgCCCCGAAACCgcgagcgtcggggatgtaatggttttgcgtcgcTGCCGGCCGCTGCGTTCCTCCTCCGCCGACGCCGCCGCGTAATGTTTTTCGTGTTTACGCGATACCTCTTGAACGGATGTgtgatttgtcccagattttttgggtgaatgctctaggacaggttcatgaactgattcaggTTTTGGATtcccactttcaagatggctgaattcagatggccgaattttttgtttggtccataacttctgaccgggtggatggatttgtcccagatttggtgtgtatcTCTAGGGTAGTTTCATGAACGATTCGAGTTTTgatgtcaacactttcaagatggttgAGTTCAAGATTGCCGAATTATTGTTGGTATGGCCCAAAACCTACTGACCCGTGTGATGGATGTGTCCAGATTTtggtgtgaatgttctagggtaggtttcTGAACTGATTCGATGTTTGGATGTCAACATtttaagatggctgaattcaagatggccgaagtATGGTTTGGCCCATAATTCACTACCAGGGTTGGATGGATTTGGCCCCGATTTTGTGTGGTGAATGCTCTGAGGGTAGGTTCCTgaaactgattcgagtttgggaAGACACACtttccaaaatggcgggaaatttcATTTACCCATACTGACGgagtggattgatttgcccggtaacaccttctTTTAATGGcctcaccatttcagtgaatctccATATGAGGTACAGTGTAATTAACCATGTAATCAATATTTAAATCCAgtaatactatgtaataccagTGTCCATAGCAATACAAGTACATTGGTACTACCGAGTGTTAACAGTATgccaataccatgtaatatagtgttaTACCATTGTAACAATCATGCATACATGCAATACCACTTACGCCACAAAACATGATGTAAGTTACACAAAAAtaggcggtgttacactggtattacattgtatttaaaTATTGTTTAAACACGGGTTAGTACACTGTACCTACTTTGGTAGAGCACTGAACCCTTAAACAGTATTACCCgtttgccccatttttttgcttcattttccacaatagtcgtttggttttaagcctatggtCGTCATTcccacgtctgtatgtatcatatacggtTTATGAAATGGTGGGACGAGAGTGGTATGAATGaggggggactggaagcgtctcGTTTCGGGATATACCTTAAGCCGTCGAGGCGACGGCACAGGCATTCAGTTATTCAATGCCATTCAATTGAATGTCAGATTGCCTTTTTCCCCAAATGCAGTCATTTGTTGGTCCTGGTGAACCACCTGTTATGATTTCATGGGACAAGGCAAATCGTCTTTTTGCTCGCTTCCTTTGCTGTAAGGTTTCAATGAATGTGACAGTGGAGACGTTAGGTCGAGTGAAACAGTCATGATGCAACCCTACCGTTTCAACCAAGAATGATCCCTCCATGAACGTGTCAGTTCAGGAATTTGCACTGACATTCATTTCATTCTTTATTCATTCATCATTCGTCTCAGTCCAGTCGTCTCCATTTATTCAGTTCATTTAACGGGCTGGCGGAGCAAGGACCTGCAGAGCAtgggcccttgcagagcaagcccaaaaacacaaaaagaaaacattttaaaaaaaaaaaaaata
This sequence is a window from Engraulis encrasicolus isolate BLACKSEA-1 unplaced genomic scaffold, IST_EnEncr_1.0 scaffold_1626_np1212, whole genome shotgun sequence. Protein-coding genes within it:
- the LOC134442439 gene encoding DNA mismatch repair protein Mlh3-like yields the protein MIIFLSDEVKVHLRSGIAICSLQQCVEELVLNSIDAEATCIAVKVDVEACKLLVLDNGVGIDRQDFDRIGNRYSTSKCSSLKDLENLTYYGFRGEAVASIASLSDAVEITSRTKCSRKTYRKVFDNGQSKGVFEAETERPSVGTTVTVSNLFRNMPVRKKRLDPVLEMERIRQRVEAISLMHPSVSFTVMNECTGTMQVQLSKVKSPYYRFAQIHGLEKAKKLKEVTHSCGRFEITGHIGCEGHYNNSLQYLFLNRRLLLRTRLHKQLKYILSKSAISNKLHCSPSVSQAATSFSPKDSVGGGQLYGMYVINISCGYSEYDICLEPAKTLVEFKDWDSLSMCLDEGVRTFLAKEGLLRASLEDSQSPPFPCQQHAAFSDVCENSKSPLDFVGEKAMASKPVHRNVPANVSPACGDSKMCGTDVTESEQDAADVEQEAAAVEMMVSSDMITTLHSDEQSTDVTPVCEKASPIKPSTLMKISLFRREKPEPSICFPSLQQNTAGETQTPTERKSNKIKKISVATPSSSSLKQANMKQTTAASNAHSIEERPRTSEDLYNEEPCTTSEDINTSHSLSIKEQHTVIKDPDVTHDACDDTSIHTPWTSSSEDIFKKPEEICHPSAVSSKRLDTTETQRDTNQVQEKEDDFEILMGDSWRSHYDHVAGKVVYINKKTGLSRYDAPTEDLCVEGVRAHPVQAKAVLPFLYQPRTSRALGTGTAEKAA